From Palaemon carinicauda isolate YSFRI2023 chromosome 33, ASM3689809v2, whole genome shotgun sequence:
CAATTAGAAAGCATATACCCCCATCAAattgagagatggatctgttataacaaaacaagaggaagaaaagcaaTGTTGTATGGGacactttactgaggtcatgaacagaagatatgaagggaataatttgatcgatatattTGAAGCTGATTGAAGGACCTGATGtgttcatgaatgaattcagtgtgttttaagttgaagctatcattaagaaactcaggagatggaaagcccttggttaGGATGGAAGTCAGAGGCTTGCCCCAAGTTGGTAGGTATGCAAGTAGGTAGCTCCCCCCTCACCCAAATGTCATTAACTATTGTAATTACCTTGTTAACAATTCAATGACCATTTCAACTTTCAGACAGTCTGTATTTACATAGCAACAAACCATAATCTATGAAGAATACTTTCAACATTTCTACTACGATATAAGGTCAGAGGTTTTCCTAACACCAGAGATTATACAACCATACTATTGTATCATTATTCTTAAACctaaaacaaataaatgtttttgctaaacaaaaatatttttttttcagttaacagTACCtctaaaggaaaatgaaaaaacagTTTTGGTAAATTACTCTATTAAGAAAAACAGGCTTATTTTGTACAGGAAACATGGGGGAGTAACATGTGCAGTGCGTTTCATTCTAGACAAACTAAATATTTCATAATGCTGTAGCTAAGCACTTAGGAGCTCTAGGAGTTTTGGATAACATCTTTCCATCATCTTTAGCCAGTACCAATTGCCCAGCACTTTCTTCTGTCAGTTTTGCAGAATTTCTGAAATTTACAACTTTAGAGAGACCATCACATAGAACTAAAGAATCATTGTTCAGAATCCTTTGAACTTTTACTCGCAACCACCACCAAATCATGACAAGACCAACAATAAGCTGTATCTGAAAGACAATGCCACCTATAATAAGTAACATCATGGTGCTTCTCTGTAAATTTTCCTCCGTTTTATTCAAATTATGTACTTTATCTAAACAATCCCCTAATGATTCATTTATACTAACTGAGGCTGTAGGTTCACCAAAATCCATCTGATGTCTTCTGATTGTAGCAGAAAATGCTATACTTGGAGACGTACTAGTTGTTACTTTGCGAGTTTCTTGTGTGTGTAATGGAATTCCCAGAAAAGAGGAAACAAATTCTAAAATGCCATTAGGCAATTCATTAGTGGTTTGTATCTCTCCAGGGTATAAAGGAAACTTGCTTGAATTATGGCTTTTCTGATCAAATTCTAATCCTGTTCTTAAGCTAGATTTATTTAACAGATTTATAGATAGGGTTGTAGTTTCCTCTAATTTATCAACAGGTAATGTGCGTGTCACTGAATTAAAATATTGTTTTGTGCTGCTATGAGGTGATAAAATTGCATGATTTTGTATTTTCATCTCATCTGTATTAGAATACATGTAATTTGGCTCCAGTTGGTGGGTGATTTCCTTAGTTGCTCCCGCTTGGGGTTTTGGAAATGAATCTAACATCTTGCTTACCCAAGAATTAAGCATTTTAAGATAATTTTCCTTAGTATAAAAGCCTTTCAGTAATTTCTTGGATGATTCCTTATAAGACTTATTACTTGCATTTTGGAATAGTGCTGTTGAGGAACTGAATGGTCTCTTAAAAGAGCCTTTTACCAACTTTGTATTGGTGGTCAACACAGAGAGATGGGGTGATACAATTAGAGTTTTTACTTTTCCTGAAGTGTCTGCAGGATGAATTGACAAAATTGGTTTCTTTAATATTTCCTCATCTGTCATATCATCAACACCAAACAACCTAGAAACAGCCTTCGAATTAGGCACACTTGCAAAAAGGCCTTGATTAACTGAACCTAAAATTGAAGTAAACTCTGTATTTACATTACTTAAAGGGTTTGAAGTAAGACTTATGTGGGAAGGATTATCATGCTCTAACATGTCTATTAACTTTACTTTCTGCTGTGGATTCATATAGTTTTCCATTTCCACGGCACGATTTCCCTCCTCCGTTGGTGCGACCACAGATAGAGAGTTTACCAGCATTGGGGAATGATATAATCCCAAAAAAACTGAAGTTAGATATAATAGGTCTTCAGAAATTTCATCAACTTCAGATGGCAAACTTGATAACATATTAACAACACTGACTTTGGGAGCAGCATTATCAACCTTTTGGTCAGTATATTTTCCTTCAGATATGTAAAGTGGAGTTTTCTCTGAATGTATAGAAACATAGTTTGGTCTTGCATGATATTTTACATTACTATAATCAATTATATCTGTATACAAGGCTCCATGGTCTCTTGTAATAGTTTGTAGTTTACTGATTAAAAGTGGAGGTGGTCTGGAATTTTTCAAATGTAATGGAGATGCTTTTGTTGGAACTTCCTCTTGAATGGCAGTCCCAGAAATATGACTGACATAAGTATCATTAAACACACTCTGAAAAACATACCTACCTAAGACACTAGATGGTATTAAATCCGAGATTAATTCAACATAGTGTGATGGTTGTATTTCGTCATTACGACTTGATCCTTTCTCATCTCTTGTTGGTGATGTATGAGTTAAAAGCTGGTAATTTTCTTTTGCAATATACTTGGTTGCACCATTTTGTCGATTTTCATCTACAGAAGCTGAAGAGGACTCTAGGAAATAGTCCATACTAACTCCTCTTTGTTCCCCTGGATCAGCATCTGATGGGAAAATAAGATAAGAGTctgaatatgaatatttaaatccCTAAATTTTGAATAATGTGCGGAGGTGAGGAAAGAAAAAACAGAATTACACAGTCCACCTCACTATATTTGAAAAGCAAAATATTGTAACaaagtcatttatatttttcttatgtaaatacaagtcctttaaaataggagaAAACTTCAGCTATAGCAAGAACTGCTCTTGAATCATCAACAATGCAATTAAATAGTGACAGGTGGTACCAGAGGAAACCCCAACCCACATGTCTTAAACTGAGGGCCGAGATGAATATGGTAGGAAATGTGATTTTAAGGAAATAAGTTTgcataactaggaaaaatacaaactacgttaaaaaaaaataattttttcctatctGTACACAAATTTCATCCTTTGAAATAGGAGATTCATGttatgtatggtattggttatccaaaATAGAATGGTACctccatacatacctggaataatatccattcattagtgttgttctacATCTCATCCGATGTCGCAGATTCTTCTTGTtagggtttaatgatacgttggtattcttaaaatattttcataataaaatcaatttttgaatatacttacccgctggttatataagaatggctaaagtctcttgacgcccggcagaaaattcaaaatctcgcacggctatcgcagatatgccaggtgtacactagcgccctcgcggtaccacaggtagaactataccaaacccttcagatcttccatgccccatggtctctagaggggaggagggtgggtttttaacttatataaccagcgggtaagtatattcaaaaatttattttattatgaaaatatcatttttaaatataaaacttagccgctggttatataagaatggctgattgacacccttggtggtgggtcagagacagctacataattgaaAATTCACTTTAAGAGTTACAAACAatttaagcggttctcacctgctaaggaagctgacagcaatgctctgcctcattttgtctgctaccTGTATTCTTAGGatatccagcggtccacccagggggctgacgatctctaggagctgtcaaacggttcaataacctataacatgacaggacctcaaccaatacccttgttccgggcactctctaggaataaaatgaccacctgactacatCAAAGATTGAGGAaaattgccgaccaatcttcacgtacaatcataaaaacatatataaaagttccaagagaagaccaggggtactaggaatttagggaaatataGTGGTGGatatttcacctactactgcactcgttgttacgaatgatcccaaaacgtaaccgtcctcataaagagactggaaacggtataagtaatgcaaggcgaatacaggattaccccctCAACAGGCTGTAtgcacgatgctttgcagagaacagtttgcttaaaagttacagaagctcccacagttctaacttcatgagtctttactctttcgacagctTAAGATCTGTCACACAACAGTGTGAAAGGACCTtggtaattaaagtctatacgagatgatacagcgttttagacatagatagcgcaggcttcttgaccctGCACCAAAGAGCCTTGAATAGACTCTTAATTCCTTTGGTCCTGTCCTGATAAAACCTCCTCCTTTTAACCAGGCAAAAAACTCTCCTCAGTCCTTCACAAACCATATTCGAGAGGATagtgatctcgaaagatttaggccatggatgagaaggacatttgttaatgaccaagaaatCAGGATGCAAGGCACCTATGGCTTATCCattctgaagtccatgttcttgctaaaagagtgaacttcactgactctcaactattgccagacttactcagaaaagtctccaaagttagaaaagaaaccaagtgtaaaggctcgaatctgtcactaccgcgGAATTCCAGAAACAACCTCTAAATTCCGGGTTGGCGAATTTTGCTGAAGCTTttaagtcatctcaaatgatctgagaagatctacAAGGTCTtcatttgatagatccaatcttctgcgtctgaagacagctgcccgcatactcctgtactccttgatggtcgaggaggaaacaatgtgttttcttctaaggtctaagaagaaataggccacttgtgttctagagttactaaatgaagagaTTGCTTTAGCTCTACACCAGTCCATAAAGCCTTCTATTTGGGTTGCAAAACCTTAAGGCAaaggtcctttgtacaagcgatagcctcagctgtctccttcgaacaaccctccagatcttaggggttttctgaAATaatggaggcagctagacctaaagcttgatggtttgaaataaagcgttcgtgatcctgacacggggaaactgactaatgacatgcttccagcatgcacccagcatggtcttAGCATGAGTCCattatggttccagcatgctgcatatGCTCAAGATGTCATGAGAGAGTGTCAAGATCTAGACCGCCTCCCGAAACGTGTCcagatcggtcgcaagaaaccgatattaagctaggcttgttgaaaagaagcatcaacaacgtgaacctcatgctgtgcgGTTAAGACCTGATCGCGTGTAACCAGCGAGAGTTCAACATACTTAAAAGCCAAAAACTTGACGCAAAGGAGCGTTAGTTGcgtggccagagagacgcgaaggagacaacagtctgtccatactgctgtgagaaaaagacttgactgtatgcgtctagcatgcgaccataatgtcacatgtgcttgcattgccgtaaggtgtcagcgtgctgtatgcgttcaccttgtcgtgtggatacagcgctctgcGTGCGTCCCGCCTGTTGTAAACCTACAGCGTGCTGCGAGGAGGcaacagcatcgcgtccggtcagtggcgcaaagaagcaactgttagtctatcctGATGCGGGAAAACCCTGACTGACCTTATtcagcatatgtccaggctgacacacgcatctaggttgcttaggatttcagattgACCTGTTTACCGAGAGTTGTCCGcatgtagcatgcgtccgcatgagtggtagTCGCGTGTCCCACAGACCGCGaagatgggacaacttgttgaaaggatcaactttgactatCAGCGTCCAACAtatgaccagactggcgtctgcgtctgtgactgcatgagggagagaccagaattgGCATCTGTGTCTGCGTGATGTCTGCTACAAGCGTCTGCTCTAATGCTtgccgtaacacgagcatatctctgtgAGGAAGCGTTGCTGAGCATTGGAGACCTACGCTGTCTGATACtaacggaaaaccatttctttggtctatggtagtccttagactcttataggagaaaattcccccccccccccccgagaatcgtaaatgctaaaaagagatgaaattgacctcttttagctcagaccaaacatACACTCGTGGGGCAGCGTGTGCGCCAACTCGAGCATGAGCGAAGGCTgtgagagatcatcaaccgcagtcccatgagcaacctgggagagtccttatgacatttccagcgcgccttgtgcgcgaccaGAATGTATCCAATGCtatgagataccgtcaacagtagtcgttagaccccagaagaaagtattagacatttccccaaactggggaagaagaagaagcgtgaacagaagcaaactgagcaccttttctctCGAAGAACTGTGTGTCTTACACGATTTTGGTGCTGGCACGTCGCCTTCTTTCGAAAAGAAAACCttccggcgaacatcagttactgcaggatgttattagaaaacatacgactcctgaaaggtcttggacgtattgattgatgactaccaagtctaggttttgcatccttcgacgaggacaaactctttcttccctgaaagtgcgtaagattccagaggaagagctaggattgtatgcaacttgtctgacttccgcttctctcgtggaagaaaaacaCTCTCGATTGCTTCCAGTTTAAGCATCGCGACACGCCTGCTGCAAGGGTAAGTTCTGTTTGCGTGCGTACACGatgagtaacttcctagtctagtagaaaGAGAAAACGTAGAACGTcatcctcgtcagggaactgcgtctTATTACGCAGAAAAAAGTTACAAGATccgtgataccatagcgatgacgaactgatcgcttcaagacattcaaacTTCGCTCTTCTCAAGAGACTATATCACATGGTTGTAACGTCATAGTTCgacaatcgtaggcgaagaaaagagctttacttcatcattccaaagcggagagggaacgtcttggactgcatcaacaggaTCGCTCAGCGGAACACACGTTTAACGCACAAGGTCCGCGatgtacctcagcctaccgaccttccttctcccaggggttggaaagtaaggaagaggtgtagggctaggagtaagacgaacacgaacaaacacctcctccagt
This genomic window contains:
- the LOC137625963 gene encoding uncharacterized protein; its protein translation is MEFLFIVVFWIYQYRPCFSLNADPGEQRGVSMDYFLESSSASVDENRQNGATKYIAKENYQLLTHTSPTRDEKGSSRNDEIQPSHYVELISDLIPSSVLGRYVFQSVFNDTYVSHISGTAIQEEVPTKASPLHLKNSRPPPLLISKLQTITRDHGALYTDIIDYSNVKYHARPNYVSIHSEKTPLYISEGKYTDQKVDNAAPKVSVVNMLSSLPSEVDEISEDLLYLTSVFLGLYHSPMLVNSLSVVAPTEEGNRAVEMENYMNPQQKVKLIDMLEHDNPSHISLTSNPLSNVNTEFTSILGSVNQGLFASVPNSKAVSRLFGVDDMTDEEILKKPILSIHPADTSGKVKTLIVSPHLSVLTTNTKLVKGSFKRPFSSSTALFQNASNKSYKESSKKLLKGFYTKENYLKMLNSWVSKMLDSFPKPQAGATKEITHQLEPNYMYSNTDEMKIQNHAILSPHSSTKQYFNSVTRTLPVDKLEETTTLSINLLNKSSLRTGLEFDQKSHNSSKFPLYPGEIQTTNELPNGILEFVSSFLGIPLHTQETRKVTTSTSPSIAFSATIRRHQMDFGEPTASVSINESLGDCLDKVHNLNKTEENLQRSTMMLLIIGGIVFQIQLIVGLVMIWWWLRVKVQRILNNDSLVLCDGLSKVVNFRNSAKLTEESAGQLVLAKDDGKMLSKTPRAPKCLATAL